In Pseudocalidococcus azoricus BACA0444, a single genomic region encodes these proteins:
- a CDS encoding DUF2721 domain-containing protein → MDVSATRTLVIIQDLLAPMVMLMSQALFLLGLSGRRALLFNNISALEQKQIGLQAHISDPGKHKAWQPQLERLTHLLQARNRYVLYSVWSHIAAIVCFVLTSLAIGLNLYTPNPLIQDLTWSVFVAGLVFTVLGLVALGVDEWLSHCMIGVYLMIALLVVSPGD, encoded by the coding sequence ATGGATGTCAGTGCCACCCGTACCTTAGTCATCATTCAAGACCTGCTGGCCCCAATGGTAATGTTGATGTCCCAGGCCCTATTTCTCTTGGGTTTAAGTGGGCGGCGGGCGTTGCTGTTTAACAATATCAGTGCCTTGGAGCAAAAGCAGATCGGGTTACAAGCGCATATTTCGGATCCGGGTAAGCACAAGGCCTGGCAACCCCAACTCGAACGGTTAACCCATTTGCTCCAAGCTCGTAATCGCTATGTTCTCTATTCGGTCTGGAGCCATATTGCTGCGATTGTCTGTTTTGTCTTGACTTCTTTAGCGATTGGTCTCAATCTTTATACCCCCAACCCCTTGATCCAAGATTTAACCTGGAGTGTGTTTGTGGCGGGCCTGGTGTTTACAGTGCTGGGCCTGGTGGCGCTGGGGGTGGATGAATGGCTATCCCACTGCATGATTGGGGTGTATCTCATGATTGCGCTTCTGGTCGTTTCCCCCGGAGACTAA
- a CDS encoding Rid family hydrolase gives MKEVISVSHILPYEPYGFTNCVRYGDTLYLSGISGLNVDGSLAGLDIESQTWKTYENIEIILQAAGSGLEQILQMTSFIVNLADNGSIYVATRKKILASPAYTSATIGVAALMIPGLLLEVQCIAGITK, from the coding sequence ATGAAAGAAGTCATTTCAGTGAGTCATATCCTGCCCTATGAACCCTATGGCTTTACCAACTGTGTCCGTTACGGCGATACGCTTTACCTCTCGGGTATTAGTGGGCTAAATGTAGATGGTTCCCTGGCAGGCCTGGATATTGAGTCTCAAACTTGGAAGACCTATGAAAACATTGAGATCATTCTCCAAGCAGCAGGTTCGGGCCTGGAGCAAATCCTGCAAATGACTAGCTTTATTGTGAATTTGGCCGACAACGGCTCAATTTATGTTGCAACTAGGAAGAAAATTCTAGCATCACCAGCCTATACCAGTGCCACCATTGGTGTCGCAGCTCTAATGATTCCCGGACTTCTTTTGGAAGTTCAATGTATTGCCGGAATCACTAAGTAG